CTTGAAAATGATCTGTTAATAACATCTGTGAAAAATTAACGTGTCTCTGATACGATTCGTTTTCTTGTTGCGTATCCCCACAAATACGATTCaaatctacaaaataaaaaatcatgtataaagaaaatttttgccGTTATCGATAAACTGACCTTTGAGAATAGCCGAAGCCCATAATTGAACGTGTACATCGGGTATTTTGCTTGCCAATTGCATAGCAGGCGTTACCATGTTCATACTTTCCCTGCTATTACccaaagataaaaatatatgacCTAGAAGAACCAAAGAACATGACGTTAATCTATTTAAGTCTTCGGCGTTGGCCATTTTCAACGTCTCCCTGAGGTATCtccttaaataaatattacactaagaaaaattgTTCGTCAATAATCGAAATACTTACTTTGCTTCATTATATCTACCTTGAAAGAAAGCTTGTAAGCCTTGTACGTAATAAGCTGCTGCTCTTAAGCTGTGAGAATGCGAAGGAAGACTTTCCGGATTAATTCTATCATGTAAAGCGTTAAAATCTGCTTCTCTTTTACCCCTTAAATAAACAATAGCCAAATTGAGATTAGCGAATGTCCAAAGTTCTCTTTCTCTAGACGTCTAAAacagttttttgtgattataaaaaatatgaagggGCTTTTCACCCTTCGAAAGTACAAGATTGCAAACTCACGTTTAAGGCAGCTATAAATTGAGCTTCCGCTGCTTCCATACAATTCATACTCATAGAATATAATCCTAATAAAGTATGCAGTTGAGGTCCGTGAGTTTCTAATAGACGGGGACTTTGTTTGCATAATGCAGCCGCTGATGATATTTCTTGTAGAGCTTGCGTTTTATTACCCATTACTAAACGGCACATTATTATATGTTCCAATAACATTAATTGGAATACTGATAGAATCGGTTTATTATCTACAACTATAAAACAGTAACAGATATATACAGTCCCATATTAACACGTTAAATGCCGTTTCAATAACTGTACATTGGGCAGTCAACGTGTCAAATAAggttttatgaagaaaaaagttataaaatttgaaaattagtgataatttttcttgatagtgaactttttgtaataatttccaagaaaacgttttaaatttctttagtttctcATTTTTGGACTCCAACAAAACCAATATATGTACATCCTAGTActcaaataacaacaaaaaaaggattttatgctaaagaaaatcataaaattactCATAAAAGTGAACTAAAAGAATTTTacttacttttcaatttttcaatctgCATTAAAGCCTTATCAGTATATTTTTGGGCTTTTTCCATATAACCGGCCTGCATACTATGCATAACGGTGACTAAATAAACCAGAACGTACAAATGTTCTTTCGGCATCCACAAAAACATATCACCCGCACTTGGACCCATAAAAACTAGAACAACGTTcaaaatgtactaaaaaatcCAAGAGCACCATCAAACTACATATTCCCGCTTAAAACAAAGAACGATACCTAGGCAAAATCTGATCAAGAAAATCCAACAACCTTTGCAGATATCTTCAGCAAACCTGAACAAACCCCAAACAATAGAGAAAAACACTTCCTCGACACACCATACTCAATGAGTTcaccaattaaaaattttctccaaaagaaataataactgataaatATCCATAAAGTACCAGGATTCGATAAAACCACCAgtcaaatatttaatcaactgccaaaaaaaatatttgtcctACTACAGATAATCAACATCATCCATCATTAAGCCATTCAATCTCTTAGATCCCTTTATTGGGGTGGATTACACCCCTTGCTGGTTAGTTACAGCtttcacaacaaaaaaaaccagATCTAGTACTAGATTCAAAACTAATATAATGACTTTCCAGTAAAATATCCAATCTAAACTGGCAACCAGTTGTGGGGCTGTTCAAagaccaaaaaataatacaaaaaattcagtTAAAATTAAACTGCAGCATTCTTAACGCCCCCTTGGTGTGTAAGCAATAAAAAATCCATAAAGACTTGAAAATACCAACAGTAAAAGAGTAAATACACTCGCTTAGTATCAAAAACGAACCAGTTATCAAAATGAAGAATTCAACCTGCTAAATGAACCTGTACACACAAAATTGAAGTGGAAACAACCTTTGATTTATTAGaactatatataataatggGGTTGAATCCCAAAATGCTTGTTGAGGTGGATCAGTCCCCATAATCCTCCTTGGTTATATCCTGCCAGTTTATAACTGCTACTCTGCTTAGGTCATCTTCCTCC
The genomic region above belongs to Diorhabda carinulata isolate Delta chromosome 9, icDioCari1.1, whole genome shotgun sequence and contains:
- the LOC130898328 gene encoding MAU2 chromatid cohesion factor homolog isoform X2, which codes for MASSQDAWYLSLLGLAEYFRTSSPPMIKCCIQCLQAVFNFKPPQRVEARTHLQLGNILLTHTKNIDLAKNHLEQAWLLSQSINSFDDVKFEAASVLAELYEQQEQISLSKPILRKAIELSQHNVYWHCRLIFQLAQIHATEKDYTLASSLLGVGVDYAHISNASYTRVLFLLSKGMLLLIDKKLQEVQQVLNQAGHLIETWTGAVYQKEYVKVYFLVLQVCHYLMAGQVKSVKPCLKQLQQSIQTIMASDDVFMGPSAGDMFLWMPKEHLYVLVYLVTVMHSMQAGYMEKAQKYTDKALMQIEKLKIVDNKPILSVFQLMLLEHIIMCRLVMGNKTQALQEISSAAALCKQSPRLLETHGPQLHTLLGLYSMSMNCMEAAEAQFIAALNTSRERELWTFANLNLAIVYLRGKREADFNALHDRINPESLPSHSHSLRAAAYYVQGLQAFFQGRYNEAKYLRETLKMANAEDLNRLTSCSLVLLGHIFLSLGNSRESMNMVTPAMQLASKIPDVHVQLWASAILKDLNRICGDTQQENESYQRHVNFSQMLLTDHFQASQMPEHNLIMWTHGNFPTDTPTTSNSLI
- the LOC130898328 gene encoding MAU2 chromatid cohesion factor homolog isoform X1, whose amino-acid sequence is MASSQDAWYLSLLGLAEYFRTSSPPMIKCCIQCLQAVFNFKPPQRVEARTHLQLGNILLTHTKNIDLAKNHLEQAWLLSQSINSFDDVKFEAASVLAELYEQQEQISLSKPILRKAIELSQHNVYWHCRLIFQLAQIHATEKDYTLASSLLGVGVDYAHISNASYTRVLFLLSKGMLLLIDKKLQEVQQVLNQAGHLIETWTGAVYQKEYVKVYFLVLQVCHYLMAGQVKSVKPCLKQLQQSIQTIMASDDVFMGPSAGDMFLWMPKEHLYVLVYLVTVMHSMQAGYMEKAQKYTDKALMQIEKLKIVDNKPILSVFQLMLLEHIIMCRLVMGNKTQALQEISSAAALCKQSPRLLETHGPQLHTLLGLYSMSMNCMEAAEAQFIAALNTSRERELWTFANLNLAIVYLRGKREADFNALHDRINPESLPSHSHSLRAAAYYVQGLQAFFQGRYNEAKRYLRETLKMANAEDLNRLTSCSLVLLGHIFLSLGNSRESMNMVTPAMQLASKIPDVHVQLWASAILKDLNRICGDTQQENESYQRHVNFSQMLLTDHFQASQMPEHNLIMWTHGNFPTDTPTTSNSLI